One region of Eupeodes corollae chromosome 1, idEupCoro1.1, whole genome shotgun sequence genomic DNA includes:
- the LOC129939644 gene encoding uncharacterized protein LOC129939644 isoform X1, whose product MHKFHQTLVGGRMISLEYYRPRKDPENEDANDKSENIPSVSSYVKKLYATSHELRFDQPPPPYLKYSYPKVNTDILDSIFIALMSNSRFYTQVLHLMNRMNLDPPFGPKCAHVEFQNTEDSPVKVGREVGIQTDPINIVSDKESELESDNSQRKRISNKRKRKLLPDKEQLYRKKASKILHVTAQVKNQSSHRHSHTKEDLESVFELKKPIVGQKISLNVDKIKIPDKTKDNKVPEAKAKAEVEPEPQPTKESSPPPVIPFVAPKDLKTNRIPIEQLPELPVFKNYEKGEPSQKLYIKNLHKDVTESDLQSIYERFSSSLTIKLMQKGRMKGQAFVTFDNLEPKKLGVVEEALNETNGFILRTKPMVVCFAKN is encoded by the coding sequence ATGCACAAGTTTCACCAGACTTTGGTTGGAGGACGTATGATCTCGCTGGAGTATTACAGACCGAGAAAAGACCCTGAAAATGAGGACGCCAATGATAAATCAGAAAATATACCATCAGTATCTAGTTACGTGAAGAAACTCTATGCCACTAGTCATGAATTGAGATTTGATCAACCGCCTCCTCCGTATCTCAAGTACAGCTACCCCAAAGTAAATACTGACATTTTGGATAGTATTTTCATAGCTCTCATGAGCAATTCGAGATTCTACACGCAAGTGCTCCATTTGATGAATCGCATGAATCTGGATCCTCCGTTTGGTCCCAAGTGTGCTCACGTTGAATTTCAGAATACCGAAGACTCCCCAGTGAAAGTGGGACGAGAAGTTGGTATTCAAACTGATCCTATAAACATTGTGTCGGACAAAGAATCCGAACTAGAATCAGACAACAGCCAAAGAAAGAGGATTTCAAataaacgaaaacgaaaattatTACCTGATAAGGAGCAATTGTACAGAAAAAAAGCTTCGAAAATCCTCCATGTGACGGCTCAAGTAAAGAACCAGTCGAGTCATCGACATTCACACACAAAAGAAGACCTGGAATCAGTGTTTGAGCTAAAGAAGCCGATTGTGGGACAAAAGATTTCCCTCAAtgtagataaaattaaaattcctgaCAAAACCAAAGACAACAAAGTACCTGAAGCTAAAGCCAAAGCTGAAGTTGAACCTGAACCTCAACCAACCAAAGAAAGTAGTCCTCCCCCAGTGATACCATTCGTAGCTCCAAAAGATCTCAAAACCAATAGAATCCCCATAGAACAACTACCCGAGTTgccagtttttaaaaactatgaaaaaggTGAACCCTCCCAGAAGCTGTATATCAAGAATCTTCATAAAGATGTCACCGAGAGTGACCTTCAGAGTATCTATGAAAGATTTTCTTCTAGTCTGACGATTAAACTAATGCAAAAAGGTCGCATGAAGGGTCAGGCATTTGTTACATTTGACAATTTAGAACCAAAGAAATTAGGAGTTGTGGAAGAGGCTCTAAACGAAACGAATGGTTTCATTTTGAGAACTAAACCAATGGTGGTGTGTTTTGCAAAGAATTAG
- the LOC129939644 gene encoding ERI1 exoribonuclease 2-like isoform X2 yields the protein MALLRLARQLGLLETIYVDEAGNQHSSRRQKMHKLAIQPFDYVIAVDFEATCWENIAPPKWRESEIIEFPAILVNLKTGKIEAEFHEYIMPIESPKLSAFCTELTGITQKTVDTGMPLQTALMMFQEWLRKELRARNLHLPKMSKDNKIGNCAFVTWSDWDFGICLAKECQRKRLKKPQFFNQWIDLRALFREWYNYKPINFSDALQHVGLEFEGREHSGIDDAKNLAALACKMVNDGASLAITKDLTPFQLNMNFG from the exons acaaCTTGGCCTTTTGGAGACAATCTATGTTGATGAGGCTGGAAATCAACATTCATCGAGAAGACAAAAAATGCATAAGCTGGCTATTCAACCTTTTGACTATGTGATAGCTGTGGATTTTGAAGCAACCTGCTGGGAAAATATAGCACCTCCTAAATGGCGGGAGTCGGAAATCATTG AATTCCCGGCAATTTTGGTAAATCTTAAGACTGGCAAAATAGAAGCCGAATTCCATGAATACATTATGCCTATTGAATCGCCAAAACTCAGTGCATTCTGCACTGAATTAACTGGAATCACACAGAAGACCGTCGACACAGGAATGCCCCTACAAACTGCCCTAATGATGTTCCAAGAGTGGCTGCGCAAAGAGTTGCGAGCCCGCAACCTTCACCTGCCGAAAATGTCCAAAGATAATAAGATCGGAAATTGTGCGTTTGTGACATGGTCCGATTGGGATTTTGGAATTTGTCTCGCAAAAGAATGCCAACGCAAACGACTTAAGAAGCcacaatttttcaatcaatgGATCGACTTGCGAGCCCTATTCCGGGAATGGTATAACTATAAGCCAATCAACTTTAGTGATGCTCTGCAACATGTCGGACTTGAATTCGAGGGCAGAGAACATTCGGGTATAGATGATGCAAAAAATTTAGCCGCATTAGCGTGTAAAATGGTCAACGATGGTGCTTCGTTAGCAATAACAAAAGATCTAACACCGTTTCAGTTAAATATGAATTTCGGATAA
- the LOC129939644 gene encoding ERI1 exoribonuclease 2-like isoform X3 — MHKLAIQPFDYVIAVDFEATCWENIAPPKWRESEIIEFPAILVNLKTGKIEAEFHEYIMPIESPKLSAFCTELTGITQKTVDTGMPLQTALMMFQEWLRKELRARNLHLPKMSKDNKIGNCAFVTWSDWDFGICLAKECQRKRLKKPQFFNQWIDLRALFREWYNYKPINFSDALQHVGLEFEGREHSGIDDAKNLAALACKMVNDGASLAITKDLTPFQLNMNFG; from the exons ATGCATAAGCTGGCTATTCAACCTTTTGACTATGTGATAGCTGTGGATTTTGAAGCAACCTGCTGGGAAAATATAGCACCTCCTAAATGGCGGGAGTCGGAAATCATTG AATTCCCGGCAATTTTGGTAAATCTTAAGACTGGCAAAATAGAAGCCGAATTCCATGAATACATTATGCCTATTGAATCGCCAAAACTCAGTGCATTCTGCACTGAATTAACTGGAATCACACAGAAGACCGTCGACACAGGAATGCCCCTACAAACTGCCCTAATGATGTTCCAAGAGTGGCTGCGCAAAGAGTTGCGAGCCCGCAACCTTCACCTGCCGAAAATGTCCAAAGATAATAAGATCGGAAATTGTGCGTTTGTGACATGGTCCGATTGGGATTTTGGAATTTGTCTCGCAAAAGAATGCCAACGCAAACGACTTAAGAAGCcacaatttttcaatcaatgGATCGACTTGCGAGCCCTATTCCGGGAATGGTATAACTATAAGCCAATCAACTTTAGTGATGCTCTGCAACATGTCGGACTTGAATTCGAGGGCAGAGAACATTCGGGTATAGATGATGCAAAAAATTTAGCCGCATTAGCGTGTAAAATGGTCAACGATGGTGCTTCGTTAGCAATAACAAAAGATCTAACACCGTTTCAGTTAAATATGAATTTCGGATAA